GCGTTCGTGCCCGTGTTGTCATGGAGTGTAGACGCCACCCAATAATCATATAGATTGCAATACAGTTCAGCATTCGCTGCTCGGTTCTAAAGCGATTACTTTCTATCTGGCATCCGCCTTTCACCACTCGGAAATAGGTTTCAATTTCCCATCGACTTCGATACCACTCAATAATGATCCTCGCTTGCTTAAAGTCCTCAACTGCAAGATCGGTCAGCAGCATCCATTCAATACCTTTTTCCCCTTCTGGTGGGCTTAATTCCTTAGCAAAGACTGCGTAGAGAGAAAGAGGTCGCTTTGATTTTCCTTTTCCCTGCAATCTTACTTCTGCAATGGATACACTGACCTTAGCTTCCCTTTCTGGCTGTCCATTCCTTTTGGGGATACCTACTGAGTATTTCCCGATGGACTTCTGCTTGGTCATATAGTCCCAAAGTAAAGTCGTATCTTCTCCTTCGATCTCTAAACTACGATTAGCCTTGGCTCGAACAATATAGCTTGCACGCCGCTGTTCATTTTGATCTTCAGCTAATTGAAACCACTCATGAATATCCCCCTCTCTATCCGCGATGCTCACAATCGTGGTTTCAGGGCAGCGCTCTTGTATCTCACAAGCTGATTCATAATGGTCTAACCAGCGTCGACTCTCTTTATCTTGTATCGACTTGGTATAGCGAGAATTAGCACTAGATTCTTTATCTCGCTGCCACATGCTACCCTCAATAATGCCCAGATTATCTCTGGATGGTGTTATAGCGATAGACGTATGTAGGAGCTGCTGATTAGTCTCTTTGCGTCGGAGTGTTCCCATTTCTTTGCTTTCTAAATCGGTAGCAAAATTTAGGAAAGTGGTATCCTGAGGGATAAGAACAACTGGCTGAACCTTGATTCTTTCAAGAGTGGCTGATTTATGGCCACTCATAATGGAGTCAAAGCTGACTTTATCATTTTCGATAAATCGATAGGCTGCAAAGGTTTCTGCCCAAGACTTGTTTGCACAGGGAATGCTACCCTTTGGGTCGGAACTTAAATTACTGAGAATATTGGACAAGCGCTTATTCAATCGTGTATCACCCATAACCTGATTTTTCACTTCGTCCCTGACCCAGTCCTGCATAATTATCCAGCCAAATTTGTAGCCCCTATAACGTACAAACTGTAACTCATTGATTTTTATAATAAAACTGAAAAAACTTGTGTATAAAACTTAGCACTAAGCTTAGGGGTGGGCCACGCAGTGAGCCGCCCCAGCAGCCAAAGGCTGTGACAACAGTGCTCTATTATATATTTATACGCGCCTTTATTGATTTGTAGGTAAATATTATTGCACTGAGAGCAGCACTGTAAATAAACGAGAAAACACCAAACACTATTACCCCGGTTATTAAACCACCCTCAAATTCAACGTTTAGGACAAATGCACTAATCACAGCCAAAACTAAACATATAAATGTGGCAAGATACGGATTGATAGAAAAGATATTTGGCCAGAACTTCTTGCATAAAGCCCAGATCAGTAATGACGGACCTAGAAACACTATCTGTAGGATGATACCAATCACTAAGAACATTAATTCTATCAACCTCTACCTAGATATATAACAACTACAACGGGGGCTGCTGCGTAGTGTAGGCAGTCCCGCGAAGGGCCAAAGCCCCTTAACAACCTGCTTGTATTTGTTAACTTTGACCATATTCCGATAACAGTTCCAGAGCTATAAAAGCAGGCGTTTTCCCAATGCCTTTAGAATGAGCAGACACTTCATGGTAAACTCTAGACCAACCATCAATTTCCAATAACTCTTTATTGGCTCGATCTGTCATTACATCAAACTCGTAGAACTCTTTTTTCTTCGTTAGCCATGTGCCCATCCATTGAGTTCCATACTGCTCAAAGATTTCGGAACAATTCAATAGAATTCCCTCATTCGCGGACATCCCCTTTTGGGACAACAGCAAGGTCAACCATGGGTACATACTTTCATCATTTATAAATTTGTCCACGCACTCTTTCATTTCAAGGAACGAGAGTTCATTTTGTTGTTCAGTATTCTTGTTCCGAATTCGGCGAAGCTTTTCGATATTCATAGTAGGGTTAACGAGGCTGTAGAAAAACAGTTTTAGAAAAAGCTGTCATTCTTCAGGTTCCTCCAAACAAAAATTTCGGTCTACATTTAGCGATACCACTAAATTTCTTTCATTGTATTAAATTTAGGGGCCTTGATGCCCTTAACTTATACTCAATCAGTGGATACTGCCATATCTCATCAACTTTTCTATATTATGTACCAAGCAGAACATCTGCCATTGTCCCTGAACCTTAATTTTTCCTCGTAGCGAGAAGCGATTCAATCGCTTGTTGGTACCAATGTTCCCGAACACTGGCTCGACAACAGACATTCGATGTCCATAAATGGTCTTGCCTTCGATACTATCAACCCGCTTTTTCATCCAGTCAGTGGCTGTCCGTCCGTTTGTCCAAGTTAGGGATACTTGCCCTCCGTGTCCTTTTCGAGAGTTGGCAGAATCCGGGTTTCGCATACACTGATTTTTAAGGCTGCATCCCCTGCAGTCAGTGAGGCGCCCTTCGAACAATAGCTTTTTCTTACCTTCACTAACATGCTCTTCCTTTAATAAAAGCATAGATTTTCCTGCCGGACAGATACAGGTTTTCTTTTTCTTATTGAATGTAAATTCACTAGCAGGGAAAGTCTGCTGGACATTAGCCCTACCTTTTTGTTTACGCTTGCCATACTTGGCTTTTTGCTTAGCAAAAGCTTTATCACGTGAACGGAATTTATTGTCAGGTATGTAGGCATTGATGCCGCTCTCTCGCAGGTAGCTGTAGTTAGCGTCGTTGGAGAACCCAGTATCAGCAGTAATGATGACCTGTTTGGCCAAGATGTCTTCATCTATTCCTATATGCTGATAATGGCAACTGATGCCATCGAGAATAGGCTTCAATGTATGATGTTCTTGCCCCTCACCAAAGGCCTGTGCTTCAACAACTATCTGATGCTTCCTATCAACTGCGGCAACGCCGTTATAGCCCTGGATGGTTCCCTTGCTGGTAGTCATCTTGGCTGACTCATTGTCTGTGATATTACTTTTTACTTCTTTAGGGTTTTTACCTTGTCCCATCCTGGGGGAGTGATTCTTTAAGAACTGATCAATTTTATCAAAGTGTTTCTGAAGAGTATCAGCCGCTTTAGCTACCGCTTGTTTTCGCTCTTTTTCTTTAGGCTTCCTGCCATCAAGCCTCTTGTGCTCTTTGAGGCAATATTTGATCTTCTTGCGAATTTTTTCCTGCTTCTGTTCTAGCTCTTTAAAAGTTCCCGAATGTTCTTTGCTGGCATTGGATGGCATCTTGCATCCATCTATTGCGAAAAGTTCGTTGCCAAGCAGCCCCTGCTGATCGCAGACCAGTAACACTTGCTCAAACACCGACTCAATCGCATCAGGATAACTGCTTACGAAACTCGCAATACTAGTAAAATGTGGAACGGTATCGCATGACAGTGCTTTGAAGAGGATATTGTTCTCACATTGCCATTGAATTTCACGACTTGAGGTAATACCTTTTGAGTAAGCAAACAATATGATTTTCAGGAGGATGGCTGGATCATAAGCGGTTCGCCCGCCGCTATCATTTTGATATTTTTTATGGAAGACAGAGAGGTCGATATGGTCATCAATCAAATGATGAAGTGTAAACTCAAAGGTTTCAGGTTGTAGTTGTTCTTCGAAATTGATGATTACCATTGCATCTTGGTTGTAATCGTAACGTTTGAAATTGGGCATATGGATAATCTCGACATCAAGACCTCCATTTTAACAAAAAAGCTACCTTTTAAGAGTTTTTCTACAGCCTGAACGCCCAACACAGCGGCTGCCAAGCTGGCACGTAATTGCGTAGTAATTTGAGTGACAGGTTTAACAGTCCGTTGCTGCTCCTTATTAGCACTTTTTGCTAAGATACTGTTTCCTACCTTCATAGTCACTCATATTGTTAGGAAAAGGTCTTTTACATTTGGAGCAAATAGCTCTTTGATTTTGCCCTCGACCATAAATAAGCTTGAAAAGTTGTTTGGGTATCAAAGGTTTTTCTATAACTTCGAGGCCGCTCTCTCCAATATAGCCACATTCTGGACATGAGCTTAAAAAGAAAAAACGATCAGGAAGCTCTGTATCGAGAAGTATTATAAACTGTGCAGCAACATCTTTGATGTAACTAGATTTATTTTCACTGGTTAGACCAGAATTAAAGTAACAAATCTCTCTATCATTGACCATCCAGAGATCTTCACTGAGTCCATCCCAAATACTATAGATTGCTTCGTAATCAGATGCCCTAAAAAGCCTTCTAACATGCCTACACCTTGCTCTGGTTCTAGCTCACCAGAAATAATCAGCTCACAAAGAGCTTGTGCGTAGATTTTCAATGCATCTTTATCTAAGGGTACAGCCAACCCAAGATCCTTTAAGCACTTTTGAAAATACGTCTCTATTTCCTCTGGATCAGGATCTCGTTCATATCCCATACTCGCAAGAATGGCGACATTCTCAGAGTCGACATTTTCATACAATAAGGACTCAGCCCATTCGGTGTAATCTTTTGAATAGGCGCTTCCTATTGCTCTTTTTCCTAACAGAAATTCAAATTTCATAGTTGACGCTAACGCCCGTAAAGCCCACCGGAAGCCACGCAGTGTCTGGGGCAAAGTTACTTGTCCTGTTACAAACCCTGCACCTTACGTGAGAGCTCAATTGTCTGTTCTCGATCCTTTGTTACGACGAGCCAATCAAAAATGACTTCACTGTATTGGCCAGTTTTTTCGTAGAATTTGGATACTTTAGTACGCTCGCCGAAAAATTCTTCATCTTCCGCGCTCTTAACAGCCTGAATGATATTTTCCGCAAACTCCAAAAGCTCTTTCTCAGTACCGATAAGAAAGGCTTCTTCCCAACCAGTCTGGGCAGTAATCAACGGGCCAGCATTTCTTTCTTTGTTCATTTGTTCCATACACTCTTTAAATACTTGACGGAGTCTGGTGGAGGGCGAAGGCCGGAACGTACTGCAACTTTTGTTAGGCTATTGCCCATCGTTCGCTCGCAGTTCATTGGTAGTACTAATCTTTGACGCTAGAGATTTTGAGTAATCACAAGCTTCATTTTCTTCATCAATTTGACAGCTCTTCTTCAATGCTAGAATAGCTTTGCTATCATTTCGTACAATGCCAATTCCTTTATGTAGTACCATGCCGTACATCATGCAGCCCCATTCATCACTTTTGGAACAAGTAAATCTAAATGTTTCTGCATAACACCTACTATTCGACCCTTCGTCAAATCTGAGCATTCCAGCAGCATAGTTTGTGCATGAGTTAACTATACCCAATTTGCATGCCTGAGCATAAAGTCGCCTTGAGTATTGAGGATTGTTTTCCATATCTACATATACATGACCTAGGCCTATACAGTGATTCGCGCTTTTAGATAGGCATTTATTTAGGCACCACCTTTGGTCACTTCTACATTCTTCAACTAAATCCTGATACTCTATTTCTCGCCCCTCAAAAAGGTCTTTTGGGCAAAGTGACATATCTCTATTTAATTGCTCATTCTTAGTAATGGAATCTAGAACTTTTCTGTCAAAATAATCCTGAGCAAAAATCACACCACTATAAAAAATCACGAAAAATGTAGCTAATAGTTTCATCAGTTCTCTCTAAAGCCTAACGCCTTATTCAGAGGTTTGTGGAAATGGGAATTTTTTTGCAGCTTTTTTGCAAAACAAGCGGCAGTTTTACTAATCCGTTACAGCAACTTGTTATATTGCATTTTCTAGCCAATTCTCTGCCTCTTCCACTAAGTGCTCTCTAAACTTTATCTCAGCTTTATCTCGTGGAAGATCTGTATGATACAAGATCATAGATCCATCTTTACAATCCCAGATTTCTCTCAGCCAGCAAAATACACGTTCTAGACCTAAATTATCTCCCATATATTCTCTGTCTGGATATTCTTCAGTTATTTCATGATGAACATGCCAATAGAGGAACGACGCGCCTTCCTCAGGATCTAAGGAATTTGAAGTAATCTCTTCTAGCCTTTTTCTTACTATTACATTTGCCGCGTCAAATTTTGAGAGATCTGGGACGTTTAGCTCTGTCATCGTTTGCTCGAAAACGGGGGCTAAATCAGCCATTACCAAGTTTTTCGCTCCACATAGCTCATTTAAACCATCGGTAAAAACTCCATCACACAGCCAAGAATCAGCCAGTGATTTTATGTCATCACTACTGAGCCTTCCGAGCTTAAACAGTGCAAATGCTTCTAAGGGTTCCATATTACCTCAAACAACATAACGAGGCTGTAGAAAAACAGTTTTAGAAAAAGCTGTCATTCCTCAGGTTCCTCCAAACAAAAATTTCGGTCTAAATTTAGCGATACCACTAAATTTCTTTCATTGTATTAAATTTAGGCGCCTTGATGCCCCTAATTTATACTCAATCAATGGATACTGCCATATCTCATCAACTTTTCTATATTATGTACCAAGCAGAACATCTGCCATTGTCCCTGAACCTTACTTTTTCCTCGTAGCGAGAAGCGATTCAATCGCTTGTTGGTACCAATGTTCCCGAACACTGGCTCGACAACAGACATTCGATGTCCATAAATGGTCTTGCCTTCGATACTATCAACCCGCTTTTTCATCCAGTCAGTGGCTGTCCGTCCGTTTGTCCAAGTTAGGGATACTTGCCTTCCATGTCCTTTTCGAGAGCTGGCAGATTCCGGGTTTCGCATACACTGATTTTTAAGGCTGCATTCCCTGCAGTCAGTGAGGCGCCCTTCGAACAATAGCTTTTTCTTACCTTCACTAACATGCTCTTCCTTTAATAAAAGCATAGATTTTCCTGCCGGACAGATACAGGTTTTCTTTTTCTTATTGAATGTAAATTCACTAGCAGGGAAAGTCTGCTGGACATTAGCCCTACCTTTTTGTTTACGCTTGCCATACTTGGCTTTTTGCTTAGCAAAAGCTTTATCACGTGAACGGAATTTATTGTCAGGTATGTAGGCATTGATGCCGCTCTCTCGCAGGTAGCTGTAGTTAGCGTCGTTGGAGAACCCAGTATCAGCAGTAATGATGACCTGTTTGGCCAAGATGTCTTCATCTATTCCTATATGCTGATAATGGCAACTGATGCCATCGAGAATAGGCTTCAATGTATGATGTTCTTGCCCCTCACCAAAGGCCTGTGCTTCAACAACTATCTGATGCTTCCTATCAACTGCGGCAACGCCGTTATAGCCCTGGATGGTTCCCTTGCTGGTAGTCATCTTGGCTGACTCATTGTCTGTGATATTACTTTTTACTTCTTTAGGGTTTTTACCTTGTCCCATCCTGGGGGAGTGATTCTTTAAGAACTGATCAATTTTATCAAAGTGTTTCTGAAGAGTATCCGCCGCTTTAGCTACCGCTTGTTTTCGCTCTTTTTCATTAGGCTTCCTGCCATCAAGCCTCTTGTGCTCTTTGAGACAATATTTGATCTTCTTGAGAATTTTTTCCTGCTTCTGTTCTAGTTCTTTAAAAGTTCCCGAATGTTCTTTGCTGGCATTGGATGGCATCTTGCATCCATCTATTGCGAAAAGTTCGTTGCCAAGCAGCCCCTGCTGATCGCAGACCAGTAACACTTGCTCAAACACCGACTCAATCGCATCAGGATAACTGCTTACGAAACTCGCAATACTAGTAAAATGTGGAACGGTATCGCATGACAGTGCTTTGAAGAGGATATTGTTCTCACATTGCCATTGAATTTCACGGCTTGAGGTAATGCCTTTTGAGTAAGCAAACAATATGATTTTCAGGAGGATAGCTGGATCATAAGCGGTTCGCCCGCCGCTATCATTTTGATATTTTTTATGGAAGACAGAGAGGTCGATATGGTCATCAATCAGATGATGAAGTGTAAACTCAAAGGTTTCAGGTTGTAGTTGCTCTTCGAAATTGATGATTACCATTGCATCTTGGTTGTAATCGTAACGTTTGAAATTGGGCATATGGATAATCTCGACATCAAGACCTCCATTTTAACAAAAAAGCTACCTTTTAAGAGTTTTTCTACAGCCTGAACGCTGCCAACAGCGGCCAATCGTAGCGAGGCCCAGCCTCAGAGGGGCGATGCTCCTTGGCCTTGTTCTCTATTTACTTGAAAAATAAGTCTTAAGGTTTGCCTCTTTAAACACCTTTAGAAGCTCTTCGGATTTCTCAAGTGATACAAGAATTAATGGCAAGGAATCAGAATCTTCATCAATAGCAAGAAGCTTAAAACCTGCTTCGTTAGCGCATTTAAACAAAGAGGGACATTCATCATCCTGTAGGGTTGTTGCAATACCATAGTTACTTGATCTATAG
This DNA window, taken from Microbulbifer sp. MKSA007, encodes the following:
- a CDS encoding IS1182 family transposase; translation: MPNFKRYDYNQDAMVIINFEEQLQPETFEFTLHHLIDDHIDLSVFHKKYQNDSGGRTAYDPAILLKIILFAYSKGITSSREIQWQCENNILFKALSCDTVPHFTSIASFVSSYPDAIESVFEQVLLVCDQQGLLGNELFAIDGCKMPSNASKEHSGTFKELEQKQEKIRKKIKYCLKEHKRLDGRKPKEKERKQAVAKAADTLQKHFDKIDQFLKNHSPRMGQGKNPKEVKSNITDNESAKMTTSKGTIQGYNGVAAVDRKHQIVVEAQAFGEGQEHHTLKPILDGISCHYQHIGIDEDILAKQVIITADTGFSNDANYSYLRESGINAYIPDNKFRSRDKAFAKQKAKYGKRKQKGRANVQQTFPASEFTFNKKKKTCICPAGKSMLLLKEEHVSEGKKKLLFEGRLTDCRGCSLKNQCMRNPDSANSRKGHGGQVSLTWTNGRTATDWMKKRVDSIEGKTIYGHRMSVVEPVFGNIGTNKRLNRFSLRGKIKVQGQWQMFCLVHNIEKLMRYGSIH
- a CDS encoding IS1182 family transposase, whose protein sequence is MPNFKRYDYNQDAMVIINFEEQLQPETFEFTLHHLIDDHIDLSVFHKKYQNDSGGRTAYDPAILLKIILFAYSKGITSSREIQWQCENNILFKALSCDTVPHFTSIASFVSSYPDAIESVFEQVLLVCDQQGLLGNELFAIDGCKMPSNASKEHSGTFKELEQKQEKILKKIKYCLKEHKRLDGRKPNEKERKQAVAKAADTLQKHFDKIDQFLKNHSPRMGQGKNPKEVKSNITDNESAKMTTSKGTIQGYNGVAAVDRKHQIVVEAQAFGEGQEHHTLKPILDGISCHYQHIGIDEDILAKQVIITADTGFSNDANYSYLRESGINAYIPDNKFRSRDKAFAKQKAKYGKRKQKGRANVQQTFPASEFTFNKKKKTCICPAGKSMLLLKEEHVSEGKKKLLFEGRLTDCRECSLKNQCMRNPESASSRKGHGRQVSLTWTNGRTATDWMKKRVDSIEGKTIYGHRMSVVEPVFGNIGTNKRLNRFSLRGKSKVQGQWQMFCLVHNIEKLMRYGSIH
- a CDS encoding IS4 family transposase, giving the protein MQDWVRDEVKNQVMGDTRLNKRLSNILSNLSSDPKGSIPCANKSWAETFAAYRFIENDKVSFDSIMSGHKSATLERIKVQPVVLIPQDTTFLNFATDLESKEMGTLRRKETNQQLLHTSIAITPSRDNLGIIEGSMWQRDKESSANSRYTKSIQDKESRRWLDHYESACEIQERCPETTIVSIADREGDIHEWFQLAEDQNEQRRASYIVRAKANRSLEIEGEDTTLLWDYMTKQKSIGKYSVGIPKRNGQPEREAKVSVSIAEVRLQGKGKSKRPLSLYAVFAKELSPPEGEKGIEWMLLTDLAVEDFKQARIIIEWYRSRWEIETYFRVVKGGCQIESNRFRTEQRMLNCIAIYMIIGWRLHSMTTRARTLPDTSCTEVYSEKEWRMIWIMQAKTSPPNEAPSMRAITRMLAGLGGFLGRSGDGEPGVKTVWQGYTKLLHYMEAAEALNGLK